A window from Clostridia bacterium encodes these proteins:
- a CDS encoding helix-turn-helix transcriptional regulator, with protein MDVKDIVVKRFDELLRERNMKINELANASGVTPSTAYSMMSECRRDVSIKTIKKFCDGLEITLGEFFSTEDFDNLEQEIK; from the coding sequence ATGGATGTTAAAGATATAGTTGTAAAAAGATTTGATGAGTTATTAAGAGAAAGAAATATGAAAATAAATGAACTTGCCAATGCATCAGGAGTTACACCGTCAACTGCTTATAGTATGATGAGTGAATGTAGAAGAGATGTATCTATAAAAACTATAAAGAAATTTTGTGATGGCTTGGAGATAACTTTAGGAGAATTTTTCTCAACAGAAGATTTTGATAATTTAGAGCAGGAAATAAAATAG
- the rny gene encoding ribonuclease Y, with protein sequence MQNLGLVMGIAAGVSLIIGIIAFRLGISYRKKIAESSIKSAEEEAKRIVNDSYKTVENMKKEKLMEAKDEIHKSRAELEKEIKERRGEIQKQEKRLLQKEENLDKKIENLESREENLKDKQKQLEEKEEYVAEIQRRQLELLEKISGLTAEEAKTYLLKNIEDKVRVAAALRIKEIEDETKEVADEKARNIITSAIQRCAADHVAEVTVATVTLPSDEMKGRIIGREGRNIRTLETATGVDVIIDDTPEAVILSSFDPVRREVARLSLEKLISDGRIHPARIEEMVEKAQKEVEATIKKAGESATFEVGVHGLHPELVKLLGRLKYRTSYGQNVLKHSIEVAHISGIIAAELGVDVVLAKRAGLLHDIGKAVTHEVEGSHVMIGADIAKKYNEDQVVLNSILSHHGDVDPETVIACIVQAADAISAARPGARRENIETYVKRLEKLEEISSSFKGVEKTFAIQAGREIRIMVKPEDVNDETMIVVAREIAEKIESELEYPGQIKVNVVRETRAVEYAK encoded by the coding sequence ATGCAAAACTTAGGTTTAGTTATGGGGATTGCTGCCGGCGTTAGTTTAATAATTGGTATAATAGCCTTCAGGCTGGGCATTTCATATAGAAAAAAGATTGCGGAAAGTTCTATAAAAAGTGCAGAAGAAGAAGCAAAGAGAATTGTTAATGACTCTTATAAAACCGTTGAAAATATGAAAAAAGAAAAGCTTATGGAAGCTAAAGACGAGATACATAAGAGCAGAGCAGAACTTGAAAAAGAAATTAAAGAACGTCGTGGCGAAATCCAGAAACAAGAAAAAAGATTACTTCAGAAAGAAGAAAATCTTGACAAAAAGATTGAGAATTTAGAATCAAGAGAAGAAAATTTAAAAGACAAACAAAAACAATTAGAAGAAAAAGAAGAATATGTTGCTGAAATTCAGAGAAGACAGTTAGAACTTCTTGAAAAAATTTCAGGACTTACAGCTGAAGAAGCAAAAACTTACCTTTTGAAAAATATCGAAGACAAAGTCAGAGTTGCAGCGGCTCTTAGAATTAAAGAAATTGAAGATGAAACAAAAGAAGTGGCAGACGAAAAGGCAAGAAATATTATTACATCTGCTATTCAAAGATGTGCTGCAGACCATGTTGCAGAAGTTACAGTTGCAACAGTTACTCTTCCAAGCGATGAAATGAAAGGAAGAATTATAGGTAGAGAAGGAAGAAACATCAGAACATTAGAAACAGCAACAGGTGTTGACGTTATCATTGATGATACTCCTGAAGCAGTTATTCTTTCATCCTTTGACCCTGTAAGACGTGAAGTTGCAAGATTATCTTTGGAAAAACTTATTTCTGACGGAAGAATTCATCCTGCAAGAATTGAAGAAATGGTTGAAAAAGCGCAGAAAGAAGTTGAAGCAACTATCAAAAAAGCAGGTGAATCTGCTACATTTGAAGTTGGTGTTCACGGTCTTCATCCTGAACTTGTTAAACTTCTTGGAAGACTTAAATACAGAACAAGTTACGGTCAGAATGTTTTAAAACACTCAATCGAAGTTGCCCACATTTCAGGAATTATAGCAGCAGAACTTGGGGTTGACGTTGTTCTTGCTAAAAGAGCAGGTTTACTTCACGATATCGGTAAGGCTGTTACTCATGAAGTTGAAGGCTCTCACGTTATGATTGGTGCTGATATTGCTAAAAAATATAACGAAGATCAGGTTGTTTTAAATTCTATTTTATCTCATCATGGAGATGTTGATCCTGAAACTGTTATCGCTTGTATCGTTCAGGCTGCAGATGCTATCTCTGCTGCAAGACCTGGTGCAAGAAGAGAAAACATTGAAACATATGTTAAACGTTTAGAAAAACTTGAAGAAATTTCTTCTTCATTTAAAGGCGTTGAAAAAACATTTGCAATTCAGGCAGGTAGAGAAATCAGAATTATGGTTAAACCTGAAGATGTTAATGATGAAACAATGATTGTTGTAGCAAGAGAAATTGCAGAAAAAATTGAAAGCGAACTTGAATATCCGGGCCAGATTAAAGTTAATGTGGTGCGTGAGACAAGGGCTGTTGAATACGCCAAATAA
- a CDS encoding S-layer homology domain-containing protein, whose protein sequence is MRKLQRCIAFLLVCIMASSFMPAMAFNIAEDVKGTKYEESAYVLGALGIMVGDAGTGNFRPEDSITRAEFAKIAVVMTGLNDAASSSKGISKFPDVAVDHWANGYINVASSQNLVIGRTDGTFDPESKITYQEAMTILVRALGYEPAALSKGGYPTGYLVVGVETGIAKNAVSNYEEPVKRGIVANMTNNALTVKLMEQTGFGSNVKYEIVDKTILKDKLNVEKGEGQITANGFSTLDSDSGLSKEEVIINKETFKIGNSNADTLLGYYVDYYAKIEDDKTKTIILAIADSSKKDAVTVEGENIESINAQEFKYWVDKEKDSRPESIKLADKLYMIYNGVGMNLDLSVIKNTLAGTVKFVETTGDQKYDVIFIDELTNIVVEDVIEGSYKIIDKYGNDSLTVDPSDDAYHFTMVDKNLNTVEFKDLKEWNVLSYTVSKDKKLIRIIVSNDFAEGKITEMSEDKFTINGKEYKVADNYKTPLKLLDEGIFYLDAFGKIAAVEKKSNTDSAYAYLISAGVTGSLEEVANFKILTTDSKVQTLSAEEKIKFNGKNGTYSKDVVDVVKKDGKTTSQLIKIKTNASGKISEIETYEDKTSGNLYIDEYDFINNFKGNDVVFKANSSKLGQFNITDETIVFDIPENSNDPDDYTVRDKKMFENDSKYNVLVFDVTEDMTAKAVIVTNSDGKTNEEEPLFVISKITTSRNEDGDEIKKVYGAYNGEMKTFVTDGDVLLKKDSGALKAGDIIRVRLNSNGEIEKFDLVFDIDAKNTEFSKTMGDKTELIYGKVARKFATSINVTVNGGDAHNYSLNGATVYSYENDKISVATTADIERFDENNPAKVLIRIYDNKVEEIVIVK, encoded by the coding sequence ATGAGAAAGTTACAAAGATGTATTGCCTTTTTACTTGTATGTATAATGGCATCTTCATTCATGCCGGCTATGGCTTTTAATATAGCCGAAGACGTTAAAGGAACAAAGTACGAAGAAAGCGCTTATGTTCTTGGTGCTTTGGGAATTATGGTAGGGGATGCCGGAACAGGCAACTTCAGACCGGAAGATAGTATTACAAGAGCAGAATTTGCAAAAATTGCAGTTGTAATGACAGGGCTTAACGATGCTGCAAGTTCATCTAAGGGCATTTCAAAGTTCCCTGATGTAGCGGTTGACCACTGGGCAAACGGTTATATCAATGTTGCTTCAAGCCAGAACCTTGTTATCGGGCGTACAGACGGAACATTTGACCCTGAAAGCAAAATAACATATCAGGAAGCGATGACAATTTTAGTAAGAGCATTAGGTTATGAACCTGCCGCTTTATCCAAAGGTGGATACCCTACAGGATATCTTGTAGTTGGTGTTGAAACAGGAATTGCAAAAAATGCAGTATCTAATTACGAAGAACCTGTTAAAAGAGGAATTGTTGCAAATATGACAAACAATGCTTTAACAGTTAAACTGATGGAACAAACAGGCTTTGGCTCAAATGTTAAATACGAAATAGTTGACAAAACTATCTTAAAAGACAAATTAAATGTTGAAAAAGGCGAAGGCCAGATTACAGCCAACGGTTTTTCAACTCTTGATTCTGATTCAGGGCTAAGTAAAGAAGAAGTTATAATAAACAAAGAAACTTTTAAAATCGGAAATTCCAACGCAGACACACTGCTTGGATACTATGTAGACTACTACGCAAAAATTGAAGACGACAAAACAAAAACAATCATCCTTGCAATAGCAGATTCATCTAAAAAAGATGCTGTAACTGTTGAGGGCGAAAACATTGAAAGTATTAATGCACAAGAATTTAAATACTGGGTTGACAAAGAAAAAGACTCAAGACCTGAAAGCATTAAACTTGCCGATAAACTTTATATGATATATAACGGTGTAGGTATGAATTTAGACTTATCCGTTATAAAAAACACATTAGCAGGAACTGTTAAATTTGTTGAAACAACAGGCGACCAGAAATATGATGTGATTTTTATAGACGAACTTACAAATATTGTTGTTGAAGATGTTATCGAGGGAAGTTATAAAATTATCGATAAATACGGTAACGATTCATTAACAGTTGACCCATCTGATGATGCATACCATTTCACAATGGTTGACAAAAATCTTAACACAGTTGAATTTAAAGACTTAAAAGAATGGAACGTATTATCTTATACAGTTTCCAAAGATAAAAAACTTATAAGAATTATAGTTTCAAATGATTTTGCAGAAGGTAAAATTACAGAAATGTCAGAAGATAAATTCACAATTAACGGTAAAGAATATAAAGTTGCCGACAATTATAAAACACCTTTAAAACTTTTAGACGAGGGTATATTCTATCTTGACGCATTCGGAAAGATTGCAGCAGTAGAAAAGAAATCAAACACAGACTCAGCATATGCGTACCTTATAAGTGCAGGTGTAACAGGTTCTCTTGAAGAGGTTGCTAATTTTAAAATTTTAACAACTGATTCAAAAGTTCAAACACTATCAGCCGAAGAAAAAATTAAATTTAACGGTAAAAACGGAACTTATTCAAAAGATGTTGTCGATGTAGTAAAAAAAGACGGAAAAACAACATCTCAGCTTATCAAAATAAAAACTAACGCTTCAGGCAAGATTTCAGAAATCGAAACTTACGAAGACAAAACATCAGGAAACCTTTATATAGACGAATATGATTTTATAAATAACTTTAAAGGCAACGATGTAGTATTTAAGGCAAACTCGTCTAAATTAGGACAGTTTAATATAACTGATGAAACTATTGTATTTGATATTCCTGAAAATTCAAACGACCCTGACGATTACACAGTAAGGGATAAGAAAATGTTTGAAAATGACTCAAAATATAACGTGCTTGTATTTGACGTTACAGAAGATATGACTGCAAAAGCAGTTATTGTAACAAACTCAGACGGTAAAACAAACGAAGAAGAACCGTTGTTTGTAATTTCTAAAATCACAACTTCAAGAAATGAAGACGGCGATGAAATTAAAAAGGTATACGGTGCGTATAACGGTGAAATGAAAACATTTGTAACTGACGGCGATGTTCTTCTAAAAAAAGATTCAGGAGCACTTAAAGCAGGAGATATTATAAGAGTAAGACTTAACTCAAACGGAGAAATTGAGAAGTTTGACTTAGTATTTGATATAGATGCAAAAAACACTGAGTTTTCAAAAACTATGGGAGATAAAACTGAACTTATCTACGGTAAAGTAGCAAGAAAATTTGCAACAAGCATCAATGTTACTGTTAACGGAGGAGATGCTCATAACTACTCTCTAAACGGTGCAACAGTTTACTCTTATGAAAACGATAAAATCTCTGTAGCAACAACTGCTGATATAGAAAGATTTGACGAAAACAACCCTGCAAAAGTTTTAATAAGAATTTACGACAACAAAGTAGAAGAAATAGTAATTGTAAAATAA
- a CDS encoding UDP-N-acetylglucosamine pyrophosphorylase, translating into METKKLFDLDKTIAKDLLIKTDYAWEILSEISEFIKKIGETLPKDKFEKTGEDIWIAKSASVAPTASLKGPLIIDEDAEVRHCAFIRGSVIVGKGAVVGNSSELKNAILFDKVQVPHYNYIGDSILGYKSHFGAGALTSNVKNDKKPVVVNKCGEKFETGLKKFGAIVGDFVEVGCHTVLCPGTVVAKNTSIYPLSMIRGYVKEDSIYKNNGSIVKKIEEQ; encoded by the coding sequence ATGGAAACAAAAAAATTATTTGATTTAGATAAAACTATTGCAAAAGATTTGCTTATAAAAACAGATTATGCCTGGGAAATATTAAGCGAAATAAGCGAGTTTATAAAAAAAATAGGAGAAACACTTCCAAAGGATAAGTTTGAAAAAACAGGAGAGGATATCTGGATTGCAAAAAGTGCATCCGTTGCGCCAACTGCAAGTCTTAAAGGTCCTCTGATTATAGATGAAGACGCAGAGGTAAGGCATTGTGCTTTTATAAGAGGAAGCGTTATAGTAGGAAAGGGTGCAGTTGTTGGTAATTCCAGCGAACTTAAAAATGCCATTCTTTTTGATAAGGTGCAGGTTCCCCATTATAATTATATAGGCGATTCCATTTTAGGTTATAAATCTCACTTTGGGGCAGGGGCGCTTACATCCAATGTTAAAAATGATAAAAAACCTGTCGTTGTAAATAAATGCGGCGAAAAATTTGAAACAGGTCTTAAAAAATTCGGGGCAATAGTAGGAGATTTTGTGGAAGTAGGTTGCCATACTGTTTTATGCCCCGGAACTGTTGTGGCAAAAAACACCAGTATATACCCTCTTTCTATGATAAGAGGATATGTAAAAGAAGATTCAATATATAAAAACAATGGCAGCATAGTTAAGAAAATAGAGGAGCAATAA
- a CDS encoding phosphoglucosamine mutase, whose translation MGKYFGTDGFRGEANVNLTVEHAFKIGRYLGWYYGKEHKCKIVIGKDTRRSSYMFEYALSAGITASGADAYLLHVTTTPSVSYIARTEDFDCGIMISASHNPYYDNGIKLINNRGEKMAESIILDIEAYLDSKTPEIPYATGSGIGRTVDYALGRNCYIGYLITLVTRSYKGIKVGLDCSNGSTWMLAKSIFDTLGAETFVIGNQPDGLNINLDCGSTHIENLRKLVLDNNLDIGFAFDGDADRCLAIDEKGNILTGDHILYIYGKYMKKNEMLIKNTIVTTIMSNFGLYKALDEAGISYVKTDVGDKYVYEAMAKDGYVLGGEESGHIIFSKYATTGDGLITAIKIMEAYIESKLPASLLADGFKVFPQITKNIKVKDKDLVLSDEDIIKEVTQIKNTLGDDGRILVRKSGTEPVIRVMAEAKEENLCHEFVDRVIDLIKQKEYNI comes from the coding sequence ATGGGAAAATATTTTGGAACAGACGGATTCAGAGGCGAGGCAAATGTTAATCTTACCGTGGAACACGCTTTTAAAATAGGTAGATATTTAGGCTGGTATTATGGTAAGGAGCATAAATGTAAAATTGTTATAGGAAAAGATACACGCCGTTCAAGTTATATGTTTGAATATGCTTTGTCTGCGGGTATTACTGCAAGTGGTGCAGATGCTTATCTTCTCCACGTTACAACAACACCGTCTGTATCATATATAGCAAGAACTGAAGATTTCGATTGCGGCATTATGATTTCAGCAAGTCATAACCCTTATTATGACAACGGAATAAAACTTATAAATAACCGCGGAGAAAAAATGGCAGAATCAATAATCTTGGATATCGAAGCATATCTTGACTCTAAAACTCCTGAAATTCCTTATGCAACAGGCAGCGGAATAGGAAGAACTGTGGATTATGCTTTGGGAAGAAACTGTTATATAGGTTATCTTATCACTCTGGTTACAAGATCTTATAAAGGCATTAAAGTTGGGCTTGACTGTTCAAACGGAAGTACCTGGATGTTAGCCAAAAGCATTTTCGACACTTTAGGTGCAGAAACCTTTGTTATAGGAAATCAGCCTGACGGTCTTAACATAAACCTTGACTGTGGGTCTACCCATATAGAAAACTTAAGAAAACTTGTTCTTGATAATAATCTTGATATAGGCTTTGCCTTTGACGGAGATGCAGACAGATGCCTTGCTATTGACGAAAAGGGAAATATTCTTACAGGAGACCATATTTTATATATCTACGGTAAGTATATGAAAAAGAACGAGATGCTTATAAAAAATACTATCGTTACAACAATTATGTCTAACTTCGGTTTATATAAAGCACTTGATGAAGCGGGAATTTCCTATGTTAAAACAGATGTGGGCGATAAATATGTATACGAAGCAATGGCAAAAGACGGATATGTTTTAGGCGGAGAAGAATCAGGGCATATAATTTTTTCTAAATATGCCACAACAGGCGATGGCCTTATAACAGCAATTAAAATAATGGAAGCATATATCGAAAGTAAACTTCCTGCATCTTTACTTGCCGACGGTTTTAAAGTTTTCCCTCAGATAACCAAAAATATAAAGGTTAAAGATAAAGATTTAGTGCTTAGTGATGAAGATATTATAAAGGAAGTTACACAGATAAAAAATACTTTAGGCGATGACGGAAGAATTTTAGTAAGAAAAAGCGGAACAGAACCCGTTATAAGAGTTATGGCAGAAGCAAAAGAAGAAAATCTTTGCCATGAATTTGTTGACCGTGTTATTGACTTAATAAAACAAAAAGAATATAATATTTAA